A region from the Aeromicrobium choanae genome encodes:
- the uvrC gene encoding excinuclease ABC subunit UvrC — MADPSTYRPRPGEIPTNPGVYRFRDEQGRVIYVGKAKSLRPRLSSYFQDLGNLHPRTHQMVTTAASVEWTVVNTEVEALALEYSWIKEFDPRFNVKYRDDKSYPWLAVTVGEEIPRVLVMRGAQRKGVRYFGPYGHAWAIRDTVDTLLRVFPMRSCSAGVFKRAKAAGRPCLLGDIGKCSAPCVGRVSPEEHREIVDDFLSFMGGQTAGFERGIEQRMRDAAAAQEYELAAKYRDDLMAMRRVLEKQSVVLGDGTDADVLGFVDDPLEVAVQIFNVRGGRIRGQRGWVADKGDDAGLPELVQSALMTLYADVTPAAIPREVLVPALPADHEAVAELLSERRGAKVTIRVPRRGDKRALLDTVEQNAKQAIARHKLKRSGDLTTRSRALEEIQMALDLPSPPLRIECFDVSNLQGTEIVASMVVFEDGLPRKSEYRRFTVRHEGQSDVAAMHEVITRRFTHHLRALERQGDAEPGIDPETGKPRRFAYAPSLVVVDGGPPQVAAAKQAMDALGIKDVALCGLAKRLEEVWLPDEEDPVILPRTSEGLYLLQRVRDEAHRFAITHHRQRRSKSMVESLLDPVPGLGDSRRRALMKHFGSLKKLRAATVEEITVVPGIGPATAESIVAALHEGEPPAPAVNMATGEILED; from the coding sequence GTGGCTGATCCGTCCACCTACCGGCCGCGGCCGGGAGAGATCCCGACCAACCCGGGCGTCTACCGGTTCCGCGACGAGCAGGGCCGGGTCATCTACGTCGGCAAGGCCAAGAGCCTGCGGCCGCGCCTGAGCTCGTACTTCCAGGACCTGGGCAACCTCCACCCGCGCACGCACCAGATGGTCACCACCGCCGCGTCGGTGGAGTGGACCGTCGTCAACACCGAGGTCGAGGCGCTGGCGCTGGAGTACTCCTGGATCAAGGAGTTCGACCCGCGCTTCAACGTCAAGTACCGCGACGACAAGTCCTACCCGTGGCTCGCCGTCACGGTGGGCGAGGAGATCCCGCGCGTCCTGGTGATGCGTGGCGCCCAGCGCAAGGGAGTCCGGTACTTCGGTCCCTACGGGCATGCCTGGGCGATCCGCGACACGGTCGACACCCTGCTCCGGGTGTTCCCGATGCGCTCGTGCAGCGCGGGGGTGTTCAAGCGGGCCAAGGCCGCGGGCCGGCCGTGCCTGCTCGGCGACATCGGCAAGTGCTCCGCGCCGTGCGTCGGGCGCGTGTCGCCCGAGGAGCACCGCGAGATCGTCGACGACTTCCTCTCGTTCATGGGCGGCCAGACCGCCGGCTTCGAGCGGGGGATCGAGCAGCGCATGCGCGACGCGGCCGCGGCGCAGGAGTACGAGCTGGCCGCCAAGTACCGCGACGACCTGATGGCCATGCGCCGTGTCCTGGAGAAGCAGTCGGTCGTCCTGGGCGACGGCACCGACGCCGATGTCCTCGGCTTCGTCGACGACCCGCTCGAGGTCGCCGTCCAGATCTTCAACGTCCGCGGTGGTCGCATCCGGGGTCAGCGCGGGTGGGTCGCCGACAAGGGTGACGACGCCGGGCTGCCCGAGCTCGTGCAGAGCGCCCTGATGACGCTGTACGCCGATGTCACACCCGCGGCGATCCCGCGCGAGGTGCTCGTCCCGGCGCTGCCCGCCGACCACGAGGCGGTCGCCGAGCTGCTCTCCGAGCGCCGCGGGGCGAAGGTCACGATCCGCGTCCCGCGCCGTGGCGACAAGCGGGCCCTGCTCGACACCGTCGAGCAGAACGCGAAGCAGGCGATCGCCCGCCACAAGCTCAAGCGCTCGGGCGACCTCACCACCCGCAGCCGGGCCCTGGAGGAGATCCAGATGGCCCTCGACCTGCCCTCGCCGCCGCTGCGGATCGAGTGCTTCGACGTCTCGAACCTGCAGGGCACCGAGATCGTGGCGTCGATGGTGGTCTTCGAGGACGGCCTGCCGCGCAAGTCCGAGTACCGCCGCTTCACCGTGCGCCACGAGGGCCAGAGCGACGTGGCCGCGATGCACGAGGTCATCACGCGCCGGTTCACGCACCACCTGCGCGCCCTCGAGCGCCAGGGCGACGCGGAGCCGGGCATCGATCCCGAGACCGGCAAGCCGCGCCGGTTCGCCTACGCGCCCTCGCTCGTCGTGGTCGACGGCGGTCCGCCCCAGGTCGCCGCCGCGAAGCAGGCCATGGACGCGCTCGGCATCAAGGACGTCGCCCTGTGCGGCCTGGCTAAGCGCCTCGAGGAGGTGTGGCTCCCCGATGAGGAGGACCCGGTGATCCTGCCGCGCACCAGTGAGGGGCTCTACCTGCTCCAGCGCGTGCGCGACGAGGCCCACCGCTTCGCGATCACCCACCACCGCCAGCGGCGCAGCAAGTCGATGGTCGAGAGCCTGCTCGATCCGGTGCCGGGGCTCGGCGACAGCCGGCGTCGGGCGCTGATGAAGCACTTCGGCTCGCTCAAGAAGCTGCGTGCCGCGACCGTGGAGGAAATCACGGTCGTGCCCGGGATCGGCCCGGCTACGGCAGAATCCATCGTGGCGGCGCTCCACGAGGGAGAGCCGCCGGCCCCGGCCGTGAACATGGCCACCGGCGAGATCCTGGAGGACTGA